The genomic window GCCCGCAGCCCGGGAGAGTGGTGGCCGTGGCGTTCGGGATTCGCGCGGCCAGTTCACCAGCTTGGGAGGCAGGGAGCCAGGTGTCCTCCGCACCCCACACCACGAGCGTGGGCGTAGTGACCCCAGCGAGGCCGGCGTCGGTGAGCCGATAGTCCAGGTTCCGCCACAGCGACAGGAAGCCGGCACGATTCGCTGGTCGGGAGAACGGTGCGTAGAGCTCATCGATCACCTCTTCGGTGACCAGGTGATCGTTGTGGAAGGTGCCGCGGATGCTGTCGGCGTAGAAGGACCGGGTGGTGAGGTCGGTGGCCAGTTCACCCAGCAGGGGTGTGGTGAACAGCGGTGTGACAGGGGCCTTTTCGGCGTCGAGTCCGGGAGCGTCGAGCAGGACGAGTCGCTCGACGCGGTCGGGATGCTGTTCGGCGAAGTACAGGCTCCAAGCCCCGCCCCACGAGTGACCGACGATAGCCGGCCGTTGTAGTCCGACGGCGTCGAGGAAGGTCGCGATGGCCTCCGACATCGCGGGCAGGTCATAGGCGAAGTCGTCGCGGTGCAGTTCGGTGAATCCCTGGCTGGGCAGATCGACGGCATAGACAGTGTGTTCGGTCGCCAGCGCCGGGACGACGTCCCGCCAGGAGTACCCCCACAGCCCGCCCCCCGCGATGAGCACGACGGGCGAGCCCGCCCCGGTGCGGGTGTAGTGGAATCGAGCGAGGTCGGTCTCGGCGTACCAGGACTCGACGCGAGACAAATACTGCGATTGATAGGGCGAGCTCGGAGGATCCCCGGCATATGCCACGGGAAAGGAGATGGCAGTGAGTGAGCCGAGCAGCACGGCCGCGGCCACTGCGAGTCGTTTGAACAACACTCTGGATCGCATGAGGAGAACTTTCTGATCATCGGGACAGTTACTCGACAGACGGGACGGCATCCCCCGATGTGACGGGATATGGGGTAGGTCACGTCGAGTCCGAGGTGCCGAAGCCGGATCGGCACCGTCTCACGGTGAGCCGTCGCGCATCACACCGATGCGGATGTGCGGCGGTAGAAGTCGATCTGGTCGGCGACCACTCGGTCCCGGAACTCGGGGTTGGTGTAGAAGGTGAAGTGGGTGCCGGGATGGACGACGAGTTCGCCGTGGGGGGCGCGGTCTGCCAGTTCGCGGCTGTTCTCCAGGGGTGTTTCCCGGTCCTCGGCGGCGACGCAGACCAGCAGGGGGCAGGACAGGCGGGCGGCGGATTCGGCGGGGTGGTAGCGCATCATCCGAAGCAGGCCCCTGGGGGCTACGGTTTTGCGCCACAAGGTGTTCTGGCCGCCGGTGAGAGCCTGGATGTGCTGTTCGGCCTCGGGACTCGCGGTCACGGCGAGTTCTCCGGGGTGGCCCACCATGGGGATGTAGTACGGTCGCACGCCCAGCCTGCCTCGTAGTGCGTCCCAGAGGATCGCACCCAGCAGCTTCAGCGTGTCACCGGTCGAGCGTCCCTCGACCTTCTTCGGGAATCCGTTGAACGGGATCTGCGCCACCACGGCGGCGATCCGGGGATCGCTTGCGGCCACGGTGATTACGTGTGCGCCGCCCAGCGAGTTGCCCCACAGCAGCACCCTGCCGGGGTCGATGCGTTCATGTTCCCGAGCGAAGGCAACGGCGGCGGCGATATCGGACCGACTGTCGGAAAACGCTGATGGGCCTCGTTCAGGAAAGGAGTTCCCGTGCGGCGGCCCAGGCCCGGGCGAGCCCAAACTCGGCCAGGCCGCGTAGCAGGTCGCGGAAGGTCTCCTCGGTGGCCCCGGCTGCCCTGGCCAGCTCGGCGTGCAGGCGCATCGATTCACCCAGCGTCTGATAGAAGACATCCACGGTCAGGCACGCGATCGCCCGTTCCCGGACGCTGAGATGCGGGCGAGCCCAACGCTGAGCCAATTGGTCCTCGGTGAAGGCGGCCAGACCGGGATCCACATCCTCCAGTACGCGGACCGCGCGGGCCAGCGCACCGGTCAGCGGCACCGGCTCCACCGGCTCGACGTCCTGCGCTTCGGGCAGGCCGAGTTCGCGCAAGCGCTGCAAGGCGGGAACCAGGATGGGGTAGCCCACGTAGGGGGCCAGGTGACGGTAGAGCTCCCGGATGCCCTCGGGTTCGACGCCATTGGCGAGGGCCATCCGCACGTGCATGGCCAGGGGCAGGTCCAGGTGCGGGTGGCACAGGTCGGAAGTCAAACAGACGAAGGCTTTCTCGCGCATCGTCAAATGCGGCAGACCCCACAGGTTCTGCCCCGCACCGACGGCGAGCTGGGCGAAGACAGGGTCGAGGGCGGTCAGTGCGTCGGCTCCGGCGAGCTGGGTCATGGGTGCTCCGTTCAGGACAGGCCCAGCCCGCGGCGGCGCAGGGCATCGAGGGTGTACTGCGGGACGATGCGGCCGAGCGTGCCCATCAACCGCGACTTCTTGCCGACCGGATAGCGGGAACGCGGCCTGCGTGCGGTCAGCGCGTGCAGCACGGCGCGAGCGACCACGTCCGGGCTCGACCCCGAACGTTCCTCGTCGAGCCCGCTGCTGACCATTGTCCGGTAGTCGTTGCCGTACAGCCGTCTGCCCTCGGGCCCGAGGGAGGCCAAGCGGGGTTCGACCTCATCCTCGAGCTTGTCCACAGCCTCGGTGTGGATCGAGCCGGGTTCGATGAGAACCGCTCGCACGCCAAAGGGTTTCAGCTCCATGCGCAGTGCGTCGTTGATCGAGCGGATGGCGTGCTTGGAGGAGCAGAGCGGACCGCCGAAGGGTAGGGTGATCCAACTGCCCACAGAGCCGATGGTGACCAGTCGGCCGTGTGCGGCGCGCAGCATCGGCAGCATAGCCTGGGTGACGGTGACCTGGCCGAACACATTGACCTCGTACTGCCTGCGCCACTCGGCCAGCGGAACGAACTCGACCGGTCCAGTCACACCGATTCCGGCGTTGTTGACCAGCGCGTCGAGGCGGCCCAAGCGTTCGGCGACCTCGGCGATCCGGTCCGGATCGGTGATATCGAACTGGATCGGGGTGACGGTATCGCCGAGCGCCTGCCCGTCGGGCACCTTCCGCACGCCGGCGTAGACGGTGAAGCCCTCCTTGGCCAACAGCAGCGCGGTGGCCCGCCCGATACCGGTGGAGGCACCGGTCACCAGGACGGTCGCTGAGCGGGGTTCGGATCGTTTTGCCATAGCCGAACGCTACGACGACCGCGGTGCCGGTCGCGTCCGTCGAATGACTGGTCTGTGTCCGGGCTCGCATCGGTGAGGTGACGCGTGCCCGTCGTGAGGAGGGTGCCTGCCTCCCGGCAGTGCGCGCGGTTGTCGGCGCCATTTTCGGTGCGGGATTCTCGCCGTCCGCACAACACCGCATCCACCAGCTCGAACACCGCGTCCGCCCGCCGGGTCACACACCGATAGAACTCCTGGACGAGGCTGTGCCCCCCTGCTCGGTCGTAGGACCGCCGCGAACAACTCGACCTTCGAAACCCGCCGCCATGGACACGCTCGTCGAGTCGGATCGTGCCCACCATGCTCACCCCGACCAGGCAGAGACTATGCGGAGATTCACCAGTATCGACCTGCCCGACACGCCAGGTCGGCGGAGATTCGTCAGCAAACCGCGCTGGGATTCACCAGTGAAGCCGTGCGGCGCTGGACGAGGTAATCGACGGGAACAGACCAGGTCGACTCCGACTTGTGAACGGCGCCTTTACTTCTCGGTGCCAAGCAACTGACGACGGGGCGCGCTCACCCGGCATGAGGGGGCGTCTCAGCCCGACGCGGGGCCCGGTAGCGTGGCCGAGCGCTCAGCGGCATGAGAATGTGCTGTGTCGGGGAGATCAGATACCTTCCCGCGCATGGCATCCGTGTTGTCCCGAGCCGGTTGTTCGTACCGGTCGGGTCGGTACGGGGCTCGACCAGTCCAGCTCTGAAGGAAGCTTTCATTGCACGTCGACATCGAAGGCGCGGTTCGAACCGCGCGCATGGCCGCCGAGTTCGGCTGGACTTGGTACCTCGACAAGGATCTTCCCGGATTTTGCGATGTCGCGGGGTGGAGCCTCGGCGAATCCACCGAGTACCGCACGACCCTGCATACGAATCTGCGGCTGCAACGGCCCCATGCGTCGGTCACTCGACGGAAACGAATGTTCGACGAGATGTCAGTGCTCGTCAGCGACGAGATCGCCTCTTCTGCTTCATGGGCACAAAGGCAGCGATCTCTGGTCGATGGCTTCGCGGCCCTTGGTGACGGACTGTTTCCAGTCATGGGTAGTCCCACCCGATTGGCGCCGGGCGAAGACGCGATGATGAGTTGGGAACATCCGCGCGTATGGATCGAGCTGAAAGTTGTGTACAACACCGTCAACTTGAACCTCATCAGTCAGGAATGGCAAGCGACAGCAGATGCTGAAGCAAGATACGAGGCCGGTGACTGGTGAGCATTCGGGGTGCCGACATGAACGCGATGAGCCTCGATACCGCGTGGCGGGAGTTCTCCGCGGGGTTGGCGTTGGCCTTGTCGTGTATGCCCGCCGAGGCGTACTTGGTGCTCAACGCCTCTGATGGCCGGTATGCCCGCTTCTATGTGAGTACGCCCGTGTTGTGGTGCGAGATCGTTCACAATGACCAACTCGCCGAAGAACGGCGGATGCCGAAGCGAGTCGAAGCACTTCTGCAGGAACAAGGTTGGGCCGGGCCGGTTGACGGGGAGTCGGTCAACTGGCATCGCTTGGTCGCCTGGCCCGTGCCTTTCCGTGCCTACGAAATGGTCGCCGACCATGTATCGGTAGCGCTGAGTCAGGGTCTAAAGGTGGCCGATCCGACCGAGTTCGACATCGATGCCTGGATCAAGGGCTCGAACGAGACCTTCAATATCGCGGCCTTGACGGCTGTCGTAGAGAATTGACCACGACAGCCGCAACCAGACCGCGAGATGCCACCAGCCCGAGTGCGTACATCGCCTTGGCGTTGCCCGCATCGGCGGCGCGGCGGTACCAGGGGCTCTGCCTCCTCGATCTCATCTTGCGCAAGAAAGGGGACGGCGAGGGCGAGATACGGTCGGCGAACAGTGGTGTCGGTTAGAGGTGTGTCGCGGTGTGGACGAGGTCGGCAACGGCTTTGGATCTGCTGTGTGGCGGCCAAGCGATGACGGTCGTGACGGCCGGTGCGTCCGGCACGGGCACGACGGCGTGATCGTCGCGTAGCTGGGTTCGCAGTGACTCGGGCACGACCGCGCAGGCCAGTCCGAGTGCGATCAGTTGGAATAGTTGGGTGTGGTCGCGCACCTGCGGGCCGGGGCCGTCCGGATAGCTGCCATCCCGTGCAGGCCAGCGCGGCAGGGGCAGGTCCGTCAAGGTGTCGACCTCGGACAACCGCACATGGCCCCGGTCGGCGAGGGGATGTCCCGCTGGCAGGACCACGACCTGCTGTTCGGTGTGCAGATCCTCGGTGTCGAATCCGGCTGTCGTGTCGTAAGGCCGGTGGAGCAGAGCAACGTCGGCACGTCCGTTGCGTAGCAGACTTTCCGGCTGGCCTGGCCCGCAGAGCATCACCTCGACTGCCACGGCGCCCGGTTCGGCGGCGTAGGCGTGCAGCAGCTTCGACAACAGTTCGCTGGACGCTCCGGCCTTGGTTGCCAGCACCACACCGGGCTGGTCGGCCGCGGCACGGCGGGTTCGCCGCTCGGCGGCTTCGACCGCGTCGAGCGCGGTCCGGGCCTCCCGCAGCAGCACCGCCCCGGCCTCGGTCAAAGTGATGGCGCGAGCGGTGCGGTGTAGCAGGACGACTCCGAGCCGCCGTTCGAGCTGCTGGATGGCTCGCGACAGTGGTGGTTGCGCCATCGAGAGCCGTTGTGCCGCCCGCCCGAAGTGCAACTCCTCGGCGACGGCGACGAAGTATCGCATCTCCCGCGTCTCCACCACGTCATGGTATTCGGCGCTGACCACGACCGATACCCGTGCGGTATCGCCGCCCACCCGATCGGTCTTGGACGCCGCACCCGCAGCCGCAGCAGGATCGGCGGTGTGAGTGAACAGACGATCGCGCTGGTGACCGGCGCGAACAAGGGAATCGGATACGAAATCGCCGCCGGCCTGGGCGCTCTCGGCTGGCGAATCGGTGTGGGCGCGCGCGATCGGCAACGCCGCGACACCGCGGTGGAGAAGCTGCGCGCGGCCGGCACCGATGCGTTCGGTGTGCCGCTCGACGTGACCGACGACGCGAGTGTGGCCGCAGCGGCCGAATTGATCGCCGGCCATGCCGGAGGGCTCGATGTTCTGGTCAACAACGCCGCGATCACCGGCGGTATGCCGCAGACACCGACCACGGTCGGTCCCGCGACCGTGCGAGCTGTCGTGGAAACCAACGTGATCGGGGTCATCCGGGTCACCAACGCGATGCTGCCGATGCTGCGCGCTTCGTCCGCACCGCGGATCGTCAACATGTCCAGCAGCGTCGGCTCGCTCGCCCTGCAAACCACACCCGGCATCGACATGGGCCAGGTTCCCGCCGCCTACTTGGCCTCGAAGACCTTCCTCAACGCCCTCACCATCCAATACGCCAAGGAACTGGGCGATACCAACATCTTGATCAACTCCGGCTGTCCCGGTTTCACCGCCACCGACCTCAACGGCTTTCGCGGCGTCCGCACACCGCAACAGGGCGCGGCCATCGCGATTCACCTCGCGACCCTGCCCGATGGCGGACCGACCGGCGGATTCTTCGACGACGCCGGAACGGTGCCCTGGTGACGGGCACACCGGTGCCGGCAAGGTAGCGATCCCGCCGGGGTCGGCGTCGGAGTCGACCGATTCTCGATCGGCGACGAGGTGATCGGGTTCTCCGAGAAGCGGGCCGCCCAGGCCGAGTTGGTCCTGGTCGTCGTCGACCACCTCACTCTCCAGCGACCGGCCGATGAGGGATCAGATCCTGTTCAGCACGAACATCTGCGCCAACTGCGGGTAGCTGTTGTTGATGGCATATCGCTCCAGGTTCGACAACACCGCCTGTGCGTCGAAATCTTCGAACCCGACCAACTCGGCGGGTACGCCATGGCAGAGTGTCAGACCGGATTGCTCGACAAGCCACCGCACCGACACGTTCGTTCCCCACTCATTGCGGCGCCTGAGAGTGAACGGCTCGAGGTTCAGAAACAGATCCACAGACACCACGAATGCCCCACCGGGCCGCAGAATACGACCTACTTCGGTGAGAACCGCAACGATTTCATCGAGCGCCAGGTGTTCTATGGTCGACAGGCAGTAGACCAGGTCGACCGAGTCCGCCGCGATGCGGGCGTCCCGCAGTGTTCCAAGGTGCAGCCTTACTTGGGTGCCGAACCACTGGTTCATTTGCCGATGTGCCGCAATGGGATCCGTTATCGGAGCTTCCGGCGCACCGAATGGCAGAAACGGGTCGACATTGAGAACGGAAGCGCCGCACTGCGCGAGGACGAATTGGAAACCGGATAACGCGCCGCCGACCTCCACTACGTTCAGCCCTGGTTGCACCGGCCGGGCGTGAAATGCCCACGGATACTCCACGGATCGGGTCGTACTGTTGCGCTGTGCTGCGAAACAGCCTGCGGACAGAGCGTCATCGCGCGACACGACGCGGTCGAATCGCAGCCGTTCGCTGCCGAAACCGAAGGGCGCGCCCCACTGGAGATTCCATCGGCGGTAGCTGTCCGGCAGCGCACGTCGGGCCAGCATTACGACCTGCTCGTGCTCGAACGGGACGCGCCCGCACGGTCGATCATCATCTGATAACAACGCTCCAACTCCTGTGCGGCCGCGCCCCAAGTCGGGAGCGGCCCACCGCTACCACGCTGCTGCCGCGGCACCGACACCAGGGCTTTGACCGCGTCGGCGAACTCCGCCGCATCGTCGGCGATATTCAGGACTTCTCGCTGTGCCGAGGCGAGACCCTCGGCGCCTACACTGGTGGTGACAATCGCCGCGCCTGCTCGAAGTGCCTCGAGCACTTTGACTTTCACGCCGCCACCTACCCGGATCGGGCATACCACGACATGAGCCGAGCGGTAGAGCGCGTCGAGATTCGGCACGAGCCCGACTACTCGCACACCGGCGGCAGCAGCGCGATCAGCCAATGTCCGCGAGCTCGTATTCCCGACGAACGCGACGTCGATATCCGTTGTTCCCGAACGCAACCGCGGCAAGATCTCGTCGAGAAACCATTCCGCTCCGTCACGGCTGGGCCAGTAGTCGAAATTGGCGACATAGGCGATCAGAGGCGGTCCGGTCGTGCTCACCGGCGCGCCTTCAGTGCCCACCCCTCGCGGTAGCGTCGGCTCGTGATCGGCGCCATTGCCCACCACGTGGACATCGAGGTTCGCCTCGTCGGTCAGCATCCGTAATCGATCCTCCGGACTGACAGCGACAACGGATTCGGCGCGCCGCCACGCCTCCCGCTCGAAAGTCCTGGTCCGAAGCACCTGCTCCAGCAACATCTTTCGGCGCATGCGATCAATCGTCAACTCTGCTCGCTGTAGTAAGAGCGCATGCTCGACATTCTGAGTTCCGAGCAGGATCGGCCCGGGCCAACCGCCGGGCAGATGCTGCATGAGGTAGTAGCCTTCGACGTGGACGACGTCGGGCCTGTGCCGACGCAGACCACGTGCTATCTCCGCCGATGCGGATGCCGACGCGTGACGCGCAACGTGCCATGGTCGTGCATCGCCGCCGATCGGTGGCACTTCGGGGGCTTGAATATCAGTCGGCACCAATCTTATTCCGTGACACCGAGAGCGCAGGCGCCTCACCAACTGGCGATCCTCGTCGAACGTCTTTGTCACACAGATCATTTCGACGTGATGCTGGTCAGCTATACGCTCCATCAGCTCCAGTTCGCGGCGTCGTCCGCCGCTGGTAGCCACATGGGGCAGATGGCTGGTGACGACAGTTATCCGAAGGGCTTCCTTCATCGCGCCGTCAGCCATTCCGCCACGCTCGCAGCCCTGCGGTGTCCGATTTCGCCCAGAATCATCTGCGCCTCCTCCCCGAAGCGGCGTCCCTGTTCGCCTGTTCCGGCCCGTGCGAGCCCGAACAATGCGAGCCCCAGCAGGTCTCGGCGTTCACGCTGCTCCGCGATGCGTCTGGCCTGCTCGAATGCGGTTCGAGCGTCCGTGACATCGCCCGTCGACAGAAAGACCTCGCCGAACTCGAGTTCTATCAGCGCCGTGTGAATCCCGCCCGGTTCCCGTGCTGCCCGCTCCCGTCCCTCCCGCAGAGAAGCCAATGCCTCCGGGAACCGTCCGGCCAGCCGGTACATCCGCGCGCGGTATTCCAAGGCGTCGAGCAGTGGCTCCGACATCGCGCCCTTCCGTGCGATGTTCTCCGCTTGTTCCAGGTGCTCGACAGCCTCCGGCCTTTTCGCATCGATCTCGATGTCGGCCAAAGCGCCGAGGCATCGGCTCATCTTCTCCTCGTGACCGAAACGGCGCGCGAGTTCGAGTCCATACCGGAACTGCTGCTCGGCCTCATCAGTCTGTCCGGCGTCGCGCAGCGCGTGGCCGAGATTCGCCGCAAGCGACATTCGCTCCCGGTGGCCTGTGCGCTCGGCGAGCACGATCGCCTCACGGCAGAACTCGATCGACTCACCGTATTGGCACCGCCGGCGCGCCACTACCGCCAGTCCCTGTAAACCGTCGATCATCCGGTCGGCACGACCTTCGGCCCGAGCGAGTGCCAGGCATTCGCGGAAGCTTTCCTCGGCCGCCCCCACATCTTCGGCCGTGACCTGCATCCAGCCGCGCACCTGCAACAAGTCCGCCGCGACCGCGGGCTCGCCCACCGAGCGCGCGACTTCAACGCCTCGGTCCAGGGTCGCCAATGATGTCTCGAGCCGACCACTCACACCCAGCGACCAGCCGAGTCCATGCAGCGCCAGTGCCTCGGACCGTACTGAACCGATCTGCTCCGCAGTGCTCTTCGCCTGCTCGAAGTGATCGATTGCTTCCGGGATCCGACCCTGCATGGCGGTCACCCAGCCCAGACCGATTCGGATGTCGATCGACAGTTGACTATGGGGCCGCGCCAGCCGCATCGCCTGCGTGAGATACCGGTTCGACTCGGCGAGATCGCCGCGTTTGTCGTGCACGCGACCGAGGAAGTACACGAGTCGCGCGTCGTCGGGCCCCAGCTGGTCGAATGTGGGAAGTACTCGCTCGAGCTGCTCACCAGCGAGCGTGTACAGCCCGCGTGCGTCCAAGAAGTCGAACAGCGCCAGGACGCCGCGCTTGACCAGATCGTTCTCCCGCTGCTCACTGGCCGTGCGGAACGCCTCGAGGATCACGGGCAGCTCGCGTTCCAAATCCTCGAAATCGTCCCGATGGGATTCGACGTACTCGACGAAGTAGTTGATCATCCGGATGTTCACCTCGGGATGTGGTGTCAGAGCCGCCCGTGCGTAATCGCTGATCGTTTGGTGCAGTGTGTATCTCCCAGGACCGATAGGCTCCAGTAGGCCCGAGTCGGTGAGCTCATCCAGCTCCGCCTCCGTCGTACCGCCGACGGCGATCACCGCATCCTCACCGATGCTGACCGGCTTCG from Nocardia bhagyanarayanae includes these protein-coding regions:
- a CDS encoding alpha/beta hydrolase; translation: MNRCACTPSWPGQPGPPRRPSATCYAAWPSLGSPGPGPPHGNSFPERGPSAFSDSRSDIAAAVAFAREHERIDPGRVLLWGNSLGGAHVITVAASDPRIAAVVAQIPFNGFPKKVEGRSTGDTLKLLGAILWDALRGRLGVRPYYIPMVGHPGELAVTASPEAEQHIQALTGGQNTLWRKTVAPRGLLRMMRYHPAESAARLSCPLLVCVAAEDRETPLENSRELADRAPHGELVVHPGTHFTFYTNPEFRDRVVADQIDFYRRTSASV
- a CDS encoding class I SAM-dependent methyltransferase, which encodes MLARRALPDSYRRWNLQWGAPFGFGSERLRFDRVVSRDDALSAGCFAAQRNSTTRSVEYPWAFHARPVQPGLNVVEVGGALSGFQFVLAQCGASVLNVDPFLPFGAPEAPITDPIAAHRQMNQWFGTQVRLHLGTLRDARIAADSVDLVYCLSTIEHLALDEIVAVLTEVGRILRPGGAFVVSVDLFLNLEPFTLRRRNEWGTNVSVRWLVEQSGLTLCHGVPAELVGFEDFDAQAVLSNLERYAINNSYPQLAQMFVLNRI
- a CDS encoding glycosyltransferase family 4 protein, with the protein product MADGAMKEALRITVVTSHLPHVATSGGRRRELELMERIADQHHVEMICVTKTFDEDRQLVRRLRSRCHGIRLVPTDIQAPEVPPIGGDARPWHVARHASASASAEIARGLRRHRPDVVHVEGYYLMQHLPGGWPGPILLGTQNVEHALLLQRAELTIDRMRRKMLLEQVLRTRTFEREAWRRAESVVAVSPEDRLRMLTDEANLDVHVVGNGADHEPTLPRGVGTEGAPVSTTGPPLIAYVANFDYWPSRDGAEWFLDEILPRLRSGTTDIDVAFVGNTSSRTLADRAAAAGVRVVGLVPNLDALYRSAHVVVCPIRVGGGVKVKVLEALRAGAAIVTTSVGAEGLASAQREVLNIADDAAEFADAVKALVSVPRQQRGSGGPLPTWGAAAQELERCYQMMIDRAGASRSSTSRS
- a CDS encoding DUF6301 family protein gives rise to the protein MHVDIEGAVRTARMAAEFGWTWYLDKDLPGFCDVAGWSLGESTEYRTTLHTNLRLQRPHASVTRRKRMFDEMSVLVSDEIASSASWAQRQRSLVDGFAALGDGLFPVMGSPTRLAPGEDAMMSWEHPRVWIELKVVYNTVNLNLISQEWQATADAEARYEAGDW
- a CDS encoding TY-Chap domain-containing protein — translated: MNAMSLDTAWREFSAGLALALSCMPAEAYLVLNASDGRYARFYVSTPVLWCEIVHNDQLAEERRMPKRVEALLQEQGWAGPVDGESVNWHRLVAWPVPFRAYEMVADHVSVALSQGLKVADPTEFDIDAWIKGSNETFNIAALTAVVEN
- a CDS encoding LysR family transcriptional regulator, which produces METREMRYFVAVAEELHFGRAAQRLSMAQPPLSRAIQQLERRLGVVLLHRTARAITLTEAGAVLLREARTALDAVEAAERRTRRAAADQPGVVLATKAGASSELLSKLLHAYAAEPGAVAVEVMLCGPGQPESLLRNGRADVALLHRPYDTTAGFDTEDLHTEQQVVVLPAGHPLADRGHVRLSEVDTLTDLPLPRWPARDGSYPDGPGPQVRDHTQLFQLIALGLACAVVPESLRTQLRDDHAVVPVPDAPAVTTVIAWPPHSRSKAVADLVHTATHL
- a CDS encoding SDR family oxidoreductase gives rise to the protein MAKRSEPRSATVLVTGASTGIGRATALLLAKEGFTVYAGVRKVPDGQALGDTVTPIQFDITDPDRIAEVAERLGRLDALVNNAGIGVTGPVEFVPLAEWRRQYEVNVFGQVTVTQAMLPMLRAAHGRLVTIGSVGSWITLPFGGPLCSSKHAIRSINDALRMELKPFGVRAVLIEPGSIHTEAVDKLEDEVEPRLASLGPEGRRLYGNDYRTMVSSGLDEERSGSSPDVVARAVLHALTARRPRSRYPVGKKSRLMGTLGRIVPQYTLDALRRRGLGLS
- a CDS encoding SDR family oxidoreductase, encoding MSEQTIALVTGANKGIGYEIAAGLGALGWRIGVGARDRQRRDTAVEKLRAAGTDAFGVPLDVTDDASVAAAAELIAGHAGGLDVLVNNAAITGGMPQTPTTVGPATVRAVVETNVIGVIRVTNAMLPMLRASSAPRIVNMSSSVGSLALQTTPGIDMGQVPAAYLASKTFLNALTIQYAKELGDTNILINSGCPGFTATDLNGFRGVRTPQQGAAIAIHLATLPDGGPTGGFFDDAGTVPW
- a CDS encoding alpha/beta fold hydrolase, with translation MSRVESWYAETDLARFHYTRTGAGSPVVLIAGGGLWGYSWRDVVPALATEHTVYAVDLPSQGFTELHRDDFAYDLPAMSEAIATFLDAVGLQRPAIVGHSWGGAWSLYFAEQHPDRVERLVLLDAPGLDAEKAPVTPLFTTPLLGELATDLTTRSFYADSIRGTFHNDHLVTEEVIDELYAPFSRPANRAGFLSLWRNLDYRLTDAGLAGVTTPTLVVWGAEDTWLPASQAGELAARIPNATATTLPGCGHTVHEDCPAQTNPLITAFLR
- a CDS encoding tetratricopeptide repeat protein, with translation MAETVQGVVQGNNNTVTLVFDNGRSTVPYLAPPMAENSLVGRDGDFTTLRERLLSGANLPISAVNGLPGVGKTAVAIALAHDPVVLGRFSDGVLWHGLGREPDLRAALAAWSSALGLAQQAGEQVALTSRAAQIRDAIGLRRMLIVIDDAWHIEDALTLRIGGPNCAHLLTTRIPEVALRFGDGELCTLRELSDTDSREMLRRLAPIAVATEPDAVGDLIRLSGGLPLALSLIGRQLRVAEHTGQPRRIRTAVRRLSQDHGDLLRLTAPIGILSRHPGLGEGTPLSLQSIIQLSVDALTEPARRLLGDLGVFPPKPVSIGEDAVIAVGGTTEAELDELTDSGLLEPIGPGRYTLHQTISDYARAALTPHPEVNIRMINYFVEYVESHRDDFEDLERELPVILEAFRTASEQRENDLVKRGVLALFDFLDARGLYTLAGEQLERVLPTFDQLGPDDARLVYFLGRVHDKRGDLAESNRYLTQAMRLARPHSQLSIDIRIGLGWVTAMQGRIPEAIDHFEQAKSTAEQIGSVRSEALALHGLGWSLGVSGRLETSLATLDRGVEVARSVGEPAVAADLLQVRGWMQVTAEDVGAAEESFRECLALARAEGRADRMIDGLQGLAVVARRRCQYGESIEFCREAIVLAERTGHRERMSLAANLGHALRDAGQTDEAEQQFRYGLELARRFGHEEKMSRCLGALADIEIDAKRPEAVEHLEQAENIARKGAMSEPLLDALEYRARMYRLAGRFPEALASLREGRERAAREPGGIHTALIELEFGEVFLSTGDVTDARTAFEQARRIAEQRERRDLLGLALFGLARAGTGEQGRRFGEEAQMILGEIGHRRAASVAEWLTAR